The Hypanus sabinus isolate sHypSab1 chromosome 1, sHypSab1.hap1, whole genome shotgun sequence genome contains a region encoding:
- the LOC132397095 gene encoding leucine-rich repeat-containing protein 30-like, producing the protein MSAQQLKSSQRSPLLYSASGVMQNFWKYRIGDDSSNNGKKKLKLRGKELQSVPQEIFDLRELQVLEMSPKWESCLNYRMGTVPQEIGQLSALTVLNLDTNELRDIPPEIGALKNLETLTLSNNQLICLPVEIEKLQKLQSLHLANNNFLEIPGQVCQLRRLTFLDACDNKIKFIPHSVCNLKSLETMLLYFNALQSLPDSICSLTKLRTLWLGNNSLRSLPIQFGHLINLDWGSSPSSANFEGNPLESPPPKVCSGGPEEISRFFAM; encoded by the coding sequence ATGTCTGCACAGCAATTGAAATCCTCTCAGCGCAGCCCGTTACTTTACTCTGCCAGTGGCGTCATGCAGAACTTTTGGAAGTACAGGATTGGGGATGATTCCTCTAACAATGGCAAGAAGAAATTAAAGCTAAGGGGCAAAGAGCTACAATCAGTTCCTCAGGAGATATTTGACTTGAGGGAGCTTCAAGTGCTGGAGATGAGCCCAAAATGGGAAAGCTGCTTGAATTATAGGATGGGCACTGTCCCTCAAGAAATTGGTCAGCTGTCTGCCCTTACTGTGCTGAATTTGGACACCAATGAACTGCGAGACATCCCACCTGAGATTGGGGCCCTGAAAAATCTGGAAACTTTGACCCTCAGTAACAACCAACTGATCTGCCTGCCCGTTGAGATAGAAAAGCTGCAAAAGTTGCAGAGCCTGCATCTGGCCAACAATAATTTCCTGGAGATCCCTGGCCAGGTGTGCCAGCTCCGCCGCTTGACATTTCTGGATGCCTGTGACAACAAGATAAAGTTCATCCCTCACAGCGTTTGCAACCTGAAGTCTTTGGAGACTATGCTCCTGTATTTTAATGCATTGCAGAGCCTGCCTGATTCTATCTGCAGTCTCACAAAGTTGCGCACCCTCTGGCTAGGAAATAATAGCCTAAGGAGCCTTCCCATCCAATTTGGGCACCTCATCAATCTTGATTGGGGCTCCAGCCCCTCTTCTGCAAATTTTGAGGGCAATCCACTCGAATCCCCTCCTCCTAAAGTATGCAGTGGTGGACCTGAAGAGATCAGTCGTTTCTTCGCTATGTGA